From Etheostoma spectabile isolate EspeVRDwgs_2016 chromosome 19, UIUC_Espe_1.0, whole genome shotgun sequence, the proteins below share one genomic window:
- the LOC116707073 gene encoding uncharacterized protein LOC116707073, whose protein sequence is MTSPVFALFLTCLILGKMDQTTGLKSSPTVRQETRFVSVKTGEELTLQCFYEGEGVSARLYWFKETLGQKPKLVSTFFTYNVNGTFHNEFKTNPRFALDTENGKNHLRIKDVRFSDSATYYCINFLYTIDFLESIFVSVEGSGLNVPATVHQSASESIQPGGSVTLNCTVHTGTCDGEHSVYWFKKSEESQPGLIYTHGGRTDQCERKPNTQKPTCVYKLPMKSLNLSHAGTYYCAVASCGHILFGDGTKLELEDEVDSVLVYFLSGTTTLTSILSVLLALTVCMMNKGHSRQSNESQAKYPVPPTARAKGYQHAENLYYAALSADLSIRSRGQRDPTWTECVYYSVKQ, encoded by the exons ATGACATCTCCAGTGtttgctctctttctcacatGCTTGATCTTGGGGAAAATGG ATCAGACGACAGGTCTGAAATCCTCCCCAACTGTTCGTCAAGAGACACGATTTGTATCAGTTAAAACTGGGGAAGAATTGACTTTACAATGTTTCTATGAAGGTGAAGGTGTTTCTGCACGGCTTTACTGGTTTAAGGAAACTCTAGGACAGAAACCAAAGCTTGTCTCTACTTTCTTTACATATAATGTAAATGGGACTTTTCACAATGAATTCAAGACCAATCCACGCTTCGCATTGGATAcggaaaatggaaaaaatcaCTTGAGGATCAAAGATGTACGCTTTTCAGACTCGGCTACTTACTACTGTATTAATTTTCTATACACAATAGACTTTTTAGAGAGCATTTTTGTAAGTGTAGAAGGTTCAGGTTTAAACGTCCCAGCTACGGTCCACCAGTCAGCGTCTGAGAGCATCCAGCCAGGAGGCTCTGTGACTCTcaactgtacagtacacactgGGACCTGTGATGGAGAACACAGTGTTTACTGGTTCAAGAAGTCAGAAGAATCTCAGCCAGGACTCATTTACACCCATGGAGGCAGGACTGATCAGTGTGAGAGGAAacccaacacacaaaaacccaccTGTGTCTACAAGCTGCCGATGAAGAGTCTGAATCTTTCTCATGCTGGGACCTACTACTGTGCTGTTGCCTCATGTGGACACATTCTGTTTGGAGACGGGACAAAGCTGGAGTTAGAAG ATGAGGTGGACTCTGTCTTGGTGTATTTCTTGAGTGGAACTACGACATTAACCTCCATCCTGAGTGTTTTACTGGCTCTCACAGTGTGCATGATGAACAAGGGACACAGCCGCCAATCTAATG AGTCTCAAGCCAAATATCCAGTTCCCCCCACAGCGAGAGCAAAG GGTTACCAACATGCTGAAAACCTCTATTATGCTGCTTTAAGTGCCGACCTGTCCATCAGATCAAGAGGACAGAGGGATCCCACCTGGACTGAATGTGTGTACTACAGTGTAAAGCAGTAG
- the LOC116707068 gene encoding uncharacterized protein LOC116707068 isoform X3 translates to MTSPVFALFLTCLILGKMAQMTGLKSSPTVRQETRFVSVKTGDELTLQCFYEGDDAVMLYWYKQTLGQKPKLICTYHRYNVNGIFHDEFKNNSRFTLDMENGQIHLKITDLRFSDSATYYCGSSYTYIFEFSEGTLVNVEGSGLKVPATVHQSASESIQPGGSVTLNCTVHTGTCDGEHSVYWFKKSEESQPGLIYTHGDRTDQCERKPNTQTHTCVYKLPMKSLNLSHAGTYYCAVASCGHILFGDGTKLKLEDMVDSPRLVYFLSGALTFTTILSAILAFSLYKVNKRNSCQSAANAEGYQDADDVHYAALSITLPNRSRRQRNNTNNECVYSGVKQSG, encoded by the exons ATGACATCTCCAGTAtttgctctctttctcacatGCTTGATCTTGGGGAAAATGG CTCAGATGACAGGTCTGAAATCCTCCCCAACTGTTCGTCAAGAGACACGATTTGTATCAGTTAAAACTGGGGACGAGTTGACTTTGCAATGTTTCTATGAAGGTGACGATGCTGTAATGCTTTACTGGTACAAACAAACTCTAGGACAGAAACCAAAGCTCATCTGTACATATCACAGATATAATGTAAATGGGATTTTCCATGATGAATTCAAGAACAATTCACGCTTCACGCTGGATATGGAAAATGGTCAAATTCACCTAAAAATCACAGATTTGCGTTTTTCAGACTCGGCTACCTACTACTGCGGAAGTAGCTACACATATATTTTTGAATTTTCGGAGGGAACCTTAGTCAATGTAGAAGGTTCAGGTTTGAAGGTCCCAGCTACGGTCCACCAGTCAGCATCTGAGAGCATCCAGCCAGGAGGCTCTGTGACTCTcaactgtacagtacacactgGGACCTGTGATGGAGAACACAGTGTTTACTGGTTCAAGAAGTCAGAAGAATCTCAGCCAGGACTCATTTACACCCATGGAGACAGGACTGATCAGTGTGAGAGGaaacccaacacacaaacacacacctgtgtcTACAAGCTGCCGATGAAGAGTCTGAATCTTTCTCATGCTGGGACCTACTACTGTGCTGTTGCCTCATGTGGACACATTCTGTTTGGAGACGGGACCAAGCTGAAGTTAGAAG ATATGGTGGACTCTCCTCGTTTGGTGTATTTCTTGAGCGGTGCTTTAACATTCACCACCATCCTGAGTGCTATACTGGCTTTCTCGCTGTATAAGGTGAACAAGAGAAACAGCTGCCAATCTGCAG CAAATGCAGAG GGTTACCAAGATGCAGACGACGTCCATTATGCTGCTTTAAGTATCACCCTGCCCAACAGATCGAGAAGACAGAGGAACAACACCAACAATGAATGTGTGTACTCCGGTGTTAAACAATCAGGCTGA
- the LOC116707068 gene encoding uncharacterized protein LOC116707068 isoform X1: MTSPVFALFLTCLILGKMAQMTGLKSSPTVRQETRFVSVKTGDELTLQCFYEGDDAVMLYWYKQTLGQKPKLICTYHRYNVNGIFHDEFKNNSRFTLDMENGQIHLKITDLRFSDSATYYCGSSYTYIFEFSEGTLVNVEGSGLKVPATVHQSASESIQPGGSVTLNCTVHTGTCDGEHSVYWFKKSEESQPGLIYTHGDRTDQCERKPNTQTHTCVYKLPMKSLNLSHAGTYYCAVASCGHILFGDGTKLKLEDMVDSPRLVYFLSGALTFTTILSAILAFSLYKVNKRNSCQSAENQARCPSPSTANAEGYQDADDVHYAALSITLPNRSRRQRNNTNNECVYSGVKQSG, from the exons ATGACATCTCCAGTAtttgctctctttctcacatGCTTGATCTTGGGGAAAATGG CTCAGATGACAGGTCTGAAATCCTCCCCAACTGTTCGTCAAGAGACACGATTTGTATCAGTTAAAACTGGGGACGAGTTGACTTTGCAATGTTTCTATGAAGGTGACGATGCTGTAATGCTTTACTGGTACAAACAAACTCTAGGACAGAAACCAAAGCTCATCTGTACATATCACAGATATAATGTAAATGGGATTTTCCATGATGAATTCAAGAACAATTCACGCTTCACGCTGGATATGGAAAATGGTCAAATTCACCTAAAAATCACAGATTTGCGTTTTTCAGACTCGGCTACCTACTACTGCGGAAGTAGCTACACATATATTTTTGAATTTTCGGAGGGAACCTTAGTCAATGTAGAAGGTTCAGGTTTGAAGGTCCCAGCTACGGTCCACCAGTCAGCATCTGAGAGCATCCAGCCAGGAGGCTCTGTGACTCTcaactgtacagtacacactgGGACCTGTGATGGAGAACACAGTGTTTACTGGTTCAAGAAGTCAGAAGAATCTCAGCCAGGACTCATTTACACCCATGGAGACAGGACTGATCAGTGTGAGAGGaaacccaacacacaaacacacacctgtgtcTACAAGCTGCCGATGAAGAGTCTGAATCTTTCTCATGCTGGGACCTACTACTGTGCTGTTGCCTCATGTGGACACATTCTGTTTGGAGACGGGACCAAGCTGAAGTTAGAAG ATATGGTGGACTCTCCTCGTTTGGTGTATTTCTTGAGCGGTGCTTTAACATTCACCACCATCCTGAGTGCTATACTGGCTTTCTCGCTGTATAAGGTGAACAAGAGAAACAGCTGCCAATCTGCAG AGAACCAAGCCAGATGTCCATCTCCCTCCACAGCAAATGCAGAG GGTTACCAAGATGCAGACGACGTCCATTATGCTGCTTTAAGTATCACCCTGCCCAACAGATCGAGAAGACAGAGGAACAACACCAACAATGAATGTGTGTACTCCGGTGTTAAACAATCAGGCTGA
- the LOC116707088 gene encoding uncharacterized protein LOC116707088, whose protein sequence is MTSPVFALLLTCLILGKMDQTTGLKSSPTVRQETRFVSVETGEELTLQCFYEGDVAARLYWFKQTLGQKPKLISSFFTYNVNKTFHNEFKNNPRFTLDMENGKHHLTIKDVRFSDSATYYCINFLYTLDFSESIFVSVKGSGLKVPATVHQSASESIQPGGSVTLNCTVHTGTCDGEHSVYWFKKSEESQPGLIYTHGGRTDQCERKPNTQTHTCVYKLPMKSLNLSHAGTYYCAVASCGHILFGDGTKLELEDEVDSVLVYFLSGTTTFTTILSVLLALTVCMMNKGHSRQSNESQAKYPVPPTARAKGYQQAENLSYAALSADLSIRSRGQRDPTWTECVYYSVKQ, encoded by the exons ATGACATCTCCAGTGTTTGCTCTCTTACTCACATGCTTGATCTTGGGGAAAATGG ATCAGACGACAGGTCTGAAATCCTCCCCAACTGTTCGTCAAGAGACACGATTTGTATCAGTTGAAACTGGGGAAGAATTGACTTTACAATGTTTCTATGAAGGTGATGTTGCTGCACGGCTTTATTGGTTCAAGCAAACTCTAGGACAGAAACCAAAGCTCATCTCTTCTTTCTTTACATATAATGTAAATAAGACTTTTCACAATGAATTTAAGAACAATCCACGCTTCACATTGGATatggaaaatggaaaacatCACTTGACGATCAAAGATGTACGCTTTTCAGACTCGGCTACTTACTACTGTATTAATTTTCTATACACATTAGACTTTTCAGAGAGCATTTTTGTAAGTGTAAAAGGTTCAGGTTTGAAGGTCCCAGCTACGGTCCACCAGTCAGCATCTGAGAGCATCCAGCCAGGAGGCTCTGTGACTCTcaactgtacagtacacactgGGACCTGTGATGGAGAACACAGTGTTTACTGGTTCAAGAAGTCAGAAGAATCTCAGCCAGGACTCATTTACACCCATGGAGGCAGGACTGATCAGTGTGAGAGGaaacccaacacacaaacacacacctgtgtcTACAAGCTGCCGATGAAGAGTCTGAATCTTTCTCATGCTGGGACCTACTACTGTGCTGTTGCCTCATGTGGACACATTTTGTTTGGAGACGGGACCAAGCTGGAGTTAGAAG ATGAGGTGGACTCTGTCTTGGTGTATTTCTTGAGTGGAACTACGACATTCACCACCATCCTGAGTGTTTTACTGGCTCTCACAGTGTGCATGATGAACAAGGGACACAGCCGCCAATCTAATG AGTCTCAAGCCAAATATCCAGTTCCCCCCACAGCGAGAGCAAAG GGTTACCAACAAGCTGAAAACCTTTCTTATGCTGCTTTAAGTGCCGACCTGTCCATCAGATCAAGAGGACAGAGGGATCCCACCTGGACTGAATGTGTGTACTACAGTGTAAAGCAGTAG